From Thermodesulfobacteriota bacterium:
CTGGCAGCGCTGCTGCCGCCTTGTCATGCGCTGCGCGCGGCGGCAAAACCGACAACAATAAACATGGAGGGAGGGAATTAAAAAATGAAAAAAAGATTCTCGCTGATGCTGGCGGAACTCTTGCTCTTATTGACGCTGCCGGGCGTCCTGCCGGCCGCGGAAGGGGAAATCGATACCGGCACCACCTGCTGGATGCTGACTTCCACCGCCCTGGTGCTGCTGATGGTGCCGGGGCTGGCCATGTTTTACGGCGGCCTGGTCCGAACGAAAAACGTTCTCGGCACCATGATGCACAGTTTTGTCGCCATGTCCCTGATCGGTATTCTCTGGGTGGTGGTCGGCTACTCGCTGACGTTCGGCAAAAATGTTCTCGGCGGCCTGGTCGGCTGGAACAATGATTATTTCATGTTGCGGGGCATCGACGACAGCGTCGTCAGCGGCGTGCCGGAATACGTCCTGGCCATGTTCCAGGGCAAATTCGCCATCATCACGCCGGCCCTGATCAGCGGCGCCCTGGCCGAACGGGTTTATTTCCGCGGTTACACGCTGTTTATCTCCCTGTGGTTTCTCCTGGTTTACTGCCCCCTGTGCCACTGGGTCTGGGCTCCGGATGGCTGGTTGTTCAATGCCGGCGCGGCCGGCGTCATCGACCTGGCCGGGGGCACGGTCATTCATGTCTCGGCCGGGTTCAGCGCCCTGATCATCGCCCTGCTGCTCGGCAGCCGCAAAGGATATCCAAAAACGCCCATGATACCCAACAACATGGTCATGACCATGATGGGCGCGGGCCTGCTATGGGTCGGCTGGTTCGGTTTCAATGCCGGTTCCACCGTGCAGAGCGGGCTGGACACGGCCCGGGCGCTGACTATGACCCAGATTTCCGCGGCCAGCGGGGCGTTGACCTGGATCATCATCGAAGCCCTGATTTACCGCAAGGCGACCTCCCTGGGTTTTGTCTCCGGGATCCTGGCGGGACTGGTGGCCATCACCCCGGCCGCGGGCGTGGTTCAGCCCGGCGGCGCCATGTTTCTCGGCGCCTGCTCATCCATCGCCTGTTACTACGCGTTAAGGGCCAAGGCAAAATTCGGATATGACGACAGCCTGGATTGTTTCGGCATTCACGGGGTGGGCAGCGGCCTGGGCGTACTGTTGCTGAGCTTTTTTATCCGCGACAGCTGGATGGCCAAGGCCGCGTCCGCGGCGGGCGGGTCATGGACGGCCGGGGACCAGTTCCTGATTCAGATGCTCGGAATGGGCGCAGCCATCGCCATTGCCGCCGTCGGCACGGTGATCATCTATTTTCTGGTGGAAAAATCCGTGGGATTCCGTATAAGTGAACAGAAAGAGGTGGAGGGCCTTGACCAGTCCCTGCACGGTGAAAACGGCTACGGCCTGGTTCACTCGGATTTTGTAAAATAACAGGAGAGCAGAAACATGAAAAAGATCGAAGCGATCATCAAGCCGTTCAAACTCGATGATGTCAAGGCGGCCCTGAACGACCTCGGGGTTCAGGGCATGACCGTGACGGAAGTCAAGGGCTACGGCCGGCAGAAGGGACACACCGAAATCTATCGCGGCGCGGAATACGTGGTCGACTTTGTGCCCAAGGTTAAGATCGAGATCGTCATCCCGGCGGACATGACCGACAAGGTGGCGGCCGCCATCGCGGCCGCGGCCAAGACCGGCAAGCTCGGGGACGGCAAAATCTTTGTCTCCCCCGTGGAGCAGGCCATCCGGGTCCGCACCGGCGAGACCGGCGAAAACGCCATCTGATAACGGTTTCGCATCGGACGCCCGCTTCAGGGCGCTCTGGTTGTCCGCGCCGCCGGCTCCCTGAAGGCATGGCCATACCCAGCAGCGGCCAGGAAAAAGAACCCAACGCCTTCTTGCCGCTTTTGCCGCGACAACCTTTTTATAAAGAGACCGGTCCATGATATCTCATGGGCCGGTCTCTTTATTTGAAGGCCCGGCTTTTCTTCTTTCTCAATCCCCCGGATATTTGAAGGCCCCCCATCCGCCCGATTCACCGCCGCGACGGCCCGGCCATTTAAACACATAAATGTATTTTCATATATTCGATATTACATAATTGTATTTCACTGTGGCAACAAAAGCGGCCGGGGGATGCACTGAAAATCTCATAATTACAATATTTTAAAAAAATCATTTGCCTGCCGCCGAACTCGGCACAGGCATTGCTCTTACGGATAAACAACGCGCGCTTTCAACCAACACGTAATGAAAAGGAGAAGAAGAAAATGAAGAAGCGAATTTTCATGTTACTCACGGGCTTGTTGATTCCGCTGTCTCCGGCTTTTGCCGCGGAGGCAGCTCTGGACACCGGCGACACGGCCTGGATCATCGTGGCCACTGCCCTGGTCATGATGATGACCCCGGCCGGGCTGGCGCTTTTTTACGGCGGCATGTCCCGGAGCAAAAACCTGCTCAACACTTACGGCATGACTTTTGCCGCTTATTGCCTGGCCAGCCTGGTCTGGGTCTGCTGGGGATACACCCTGGCTTTCGGTCCGGACCGGGGCGGCCTGATCGGCGGCCTGGATTTTCTATTTCTAAAAGGCATCGCGCCGGACACGCTGACCGGCACTATTCCGACTTACGTGTTCATTCTGTTCCAGCTGACCTTCGCCGCCATCACCGTGGCGCTGGTGCTGGGGTCCATCGTCGACCGCATGAAATTTTCCTCCTGGCTGGTCTTTTCCCTGCTCTGGCTGACCTTCGTGTACAGCCCGGTGGCCCACTGGGTCTGGGGCGGGGGCTGGATGGCGAAA
This genomic window contains:
- a CDS encoding ammonium transporter; this translates as MKKRFSLMLAELLLLLTLPGVLPAAEGEIDTGTTCWMLTSTALVLLMVPGLAMFYGGLVRTKNVLGTMMHSFVAMSLIGILWVVVGYSLTFGKNVLGGLVGWNNDYFMLRGIDDSVVSGVPEYVLAMFQGKFAIITPALISGALAERVYFRGYTLFISLWFLLVYCPLCHWVWAPDGWLFNAGAAGVIDLAGGTVIHVSAGFSALIIALLLGSRKGYPKTPMIPNNMVMTMMGAGLLWVGWFGFNAGSTVQSGLDTARALTMTQISAASGALTWIIIEALIYRKATSLGFVSGILAGLVAITPAAGVVQPGGAMFLGACSSIACYYALRAKAKFGYDDSLDCFGIHGVGSGLGVLLLSFFIRDSWMAKAASAAGGSWTAGDQFLIQMLGMGAAIAIAAVGTVIIYFLVEKSVGFRISEQKEVEGLDQSLHGENGYGLVHSDFVK
- a CDS encoding P-II family nitrogen regulator, with protein sequence MKKIEAIIKPFKLDDVKAALNDLGVQGMTVTEVKGYGRQKGHTEIYRGAEYVVDFVPKVKIEIVIPADMTDKVAAAIAAAAKTGKLGDGKIFVSPVEQAIRVRTGETGENAI